A single window of Streptomyces sp. NBC_00464 DNA harbors:
- a CDS encoding LacI family DNA-binding transcriptional regulator, with protein sequence MPRHRPTIADIARRAGVSKVAVSYALNDRPGVSPTTRATIKAIAQEIGWQPNSAARALTRARADAVGLALCRPARLLGMEPFFMELISGIESELSPRGCALLLQVVTDPAQELEVYRRWWGEGRVDGVFLADLRSPDPRIDGVAGMGLPAVVIGHPSAAGPLPSVWSDEHAALRDTLTYLTALGHRSIARVAGMPGLNHTELRDRAQREICAGLGLGEPVIVHTDYSGQDGAHATRRLISSAQRPTAVVYDNDIMAVAGLSVAQEMGLDVPGDLSLVAWDDSQLSRVVRPPLTALSRDIPAYGGHAARTLLSLVTDGAAACFEDAAARLVPRGSTAPPR encoded by the coding sequence TTGCCCAGACACCGCCCCACGATCGCCGACATAGCGCGCCGCGCCGGGGTCTCCAAGGTCGCGGTGTCCTATGCGCTGAACGACCGGCCGGGCGTCTCCCCCACGACCCGCGCCACCATCAAGGCCATCGCGCAGGAGATCGGCTGGCAGCCCAACAGCGCCGCCCGCGCCCTCACCCGCGCCCGGGCCGACGCGGTCGGTCTCGCCCTGTGCCGGCCCGCCCGGCTGCTCGGCATGGAGCCGTTCTTCATGGAGCTGATCAGCGGGATCGAGAGCGAACTCTCGCCGCGCGGCTGCGCCCTGCTCCTCCAGGTCGTCACCGATCCGGCGCAGGAGCTGGAGGTCTACCGCCGCTGGTGGGGCGAGGGCCGGGTGGACGGCGTGTTCCTCGCCGACCTGCGCAGCCCCGACCCCCGGATCGACGGCGTCGCCGGGATGGGCCTGCCGGCCGTGGTCATCGGCCACCCCTCGGCGGCCGGCCCCCTGCCCTCCGTATGGTCGGACGAACACGCGGCGCTCCGGGACACCCTCACGTATCTGACCGCGCTGGGCCACCGGTCCATCGCCCGGGTCGCGGGAATGCCCGGCCTCAACCACACGGAGCTGCGCGACCGGGCCCAGCGCGAGATCTGCGCCGGACTCGGCCTCGGTGAACCGGTCATCGTCCACACGGACTACTCCGGGCAGGACGGGGCGCATGCCACCCGACGGCTGATCAGTTCCGCGCAGCGCCCCACCGCCGTCGTCTACGACAACGACATCATGGCCGTGGCCGGTCTCTCGGTCGCCCAGGAGATGGGGCTCGACGTGCCGGGCGACCTCTCCCTCGTCGCCTGGGACGACTCCCAGCTCTCCCGGGTGGTCCGGCCGCCGCTCACCGCGCTGAGCCGCGACATCCCCGCGTACGGGGGGCATGCCGCGCGCACCCTGCTGTCCCTGGTCACCGACGGAGCGGCGGCGTGCTTCGAGGACGCGGCGGCCCGCCTGGTCCCGCGCGGGTCGACGGCCCCGCCGCGGTAG
- a CDS encoding ABC transporter substrate-binding protein, whose protein sequence is MGTGFRGRTAATLAVIALAATACTGGGSSAGGSGGSGGGGGGALPRNETLYTTGTQWGPPANYNPLHNWDHATGTKGLVYETLFHFDPNAGKLTPWLAESGSWTGAKTYEMKLRPGITWSDGKPLTAKDVAYSYGIGKIEASSFHTLWSWLSDAKAVDATTVRFTFKEARYQEWDFTLYGQPIVPEHIWSKRAEKEILDGVNDKPVGTGAYTLKSHSQDRVVWQRRDDWWGVKALDMKPAPRYIVDVSNPSNEVVIGQLGQGQLDLSNNFLPGASSLIKSKKVVSYYDKPPYMLSANTAWLVPNTTKKPMNDAAFRRALAASVDTGKIVKGVYGELVKPANPTGLLPQWDKFVDQDLVSREGFSFDTDKAKQILADAGYKDTDGDGLVENKDGSKLSLKLAVPTGWTDWMEAAKVIASSAKDAGISITTEFPDANALNETRGKGNFDLVVNNERQLSSTPWTYYEYMFQLPVQKQQNTVNFGRYENPEAWKLVQELGAVKTDDVEGMKKVISRIQAIQLKEMPVIPLWYNGLWAQSTTGNWTNWPSDAAGAPKYAPALWRNWLEMGGFEALTQLKPAK, encoded by the coding sequence ATGGGCACGGGATTCCGGGGACGGACCGCGGCCACGCTCGCCGTGATCGCACTCGCCGCCACCGCGTGCACGGGGGGCGGCTCCTCGGCGGGCGGCTCGGGCGGATCGGGCGGCGGGGGCGGCGGTGCGCTTCCGCGCAACGAGACGCTCTACACCACCGGTACGCAATGGGGGCCACCGGCCAACTACAACCCGCTGCACAACTGGGACCACGCGACCGGCACCAAGGGGCTGGTCTACGAGACGCTGTTCCACTTCGACCCCAACGCGGGCAAGCTGACGCCCTGGCTGGCGGAGTCGGGCAGCTGGACCGGCGCCAAGACGTACGAGATGAAGCTCCGTCCGGGCATCACCTGGTCGGACGGCAAGCCGCTGACCGCCAAGGACGTCGCGTACTCCTACGGGATCGGCAAGATCGAGGCCTCGTCCTTCCACACCCTGTGGAGCTGGCTGTCGGACGCCAAGGCGGTGGACGCCACGACGGTCCGCTTCACCTTCAAGGAGGCCCGCTACCAGGAGTGGGACTTCACCCTCTACGGACAGCCGATCGTCCCGGAGCACATCTGGAGCAAGCGCGCCGAGAAGGAGATCCTCGACGGCGTCAACGACAAGCCGGTCGGCACCGGCGCGTACACGCTCAAGAGCCACTCCCAGGACCGGGTCGTCTGGCAGCGCCGCGACGACTGGTGGGGCGTCAAGGCGCTCGACATGAAGCCCGCGCCCCGTTACATCGTCGACGTCTCCAACCCGAGCAACGAGGTCGTCATCGGTCAGCTGGGCCAGGGCCAGCTGGACCTCAGCAACAACTTCCTGCCCGGCGCCTCCTCGCTGATCAAGAGCAAGAAGGTCGTCTCGTACTACGACAAGCCGCCCTACATGCTCTCCGCCAACACGGCCTGGCTGGTGCCCAACACCACGAAGAAGCCGATGAACGACGCGGCCTTCCGCAGGGCGCTCGCCGCCTCGGTCGACACCGGGAAGATCGTCAAGGGTGTGTACGGGGAACTGGTCAAGCCCGCCAACCCGACCGGTCTGCTTCCGCAGTGGGACAAGTTCGTCGATCAGGACCTGGTCTCCCGTGAGGGCTTCTCCTTCGACACCGACAAGGCCAAGCAGATCCTCGCGGACGCCGGGTACAAGGACACCGACGGCGACGGCCTGGTGGAGAACAAGGACGGCTCGAAGCTCAGTCTGAAGCTGGCCGTGCCCACCGGCTGGACCGACTGGATGGAGGCCGCCAAGGTCATCGCCTCGTCGGCCAAGGACGCGGGTATCAGCATCACCACCGAGTTCCCCGACGCGAACGCGCTCAACGAGACGCGCGGCAAGGGCAACTTCGACCTCGTCGTCAACAACGAGCGCCAGCTGTCCAGCACCCCGTGGACGTACTACGAGTACATGTTCCAGCTGCCCGTCCAGAAGCAGCAGAACACGGTCAACTTCGGCCGGTACGAGAACCCCGAGGCATGGAAGCTCGTCCAGGAACTCGGCGCGGTGAAGACCGATGACGTCGAGGGCATGAAGAAGGTCATCTCCAGGATCCAGGCGATCCAGCTCAAGGAGATGCCGGTCATTCCGCTCTGGTACAACGGCCTCTGGGCCCAGTCCACCACCGGAAACTGGACGAACTGGCCGTCGGATGCCGCGGGTGCGCCCAAGTACGCGCCGGCGCTGTGGCGCAACTGGCTGGAGATGGGCGGCTTCGAAGCCCTCACCCAGCTCAAGCCCGCCAAGTGA
- a CDS encoding ABC transporter permease — protein MRRYFARKLLIYALTFVVAVTVNWMIPRFMPGDPVAAMVARARVSQPEAVEAMRAYYNNLFGFDEPVWQQYLHFWSALLQGDFGLSIWVFPKPVADVLLDALPYTLGLMIPSVLLSWFVGNWAGALAARRKVLDNTVLPAGYLLTAMPYMWIAVILAWALGSKAGWFPISGGYSLDIQPNWSTDFALDLLQHWVLPFLSLFLVALGGWAIGMRNMIIYELESDYSSYLSALGAPQRLIRRYAFRNAVLPQITGLALQLGVLVAGALVTEIVFAYPGLGSLILAAIQNQDFFLLQGAFLFIVIGVLIANFLIDIVYVVVDPRTRTGMAGGQS, from the coding sequence TTGCGCCGCTACTTCGCCCGCAAACTTCTGATCTACGCACTGACCTTCGTCGTCGCCGTCACCGTCAACTGGATGATCCCGCGCTTCATGCCCGGCGACCCCGTCGCCGCCATGGTGGCCAGGGCCCGGGTCTCGCAGCCCGAGGCCGTCGAGGCCATGCGCGCCTACTACAACAACCTCTTCGGCTTCGACGAGCCCGTCTGGCAGCAGTACCTGCACTTCTGGAGCGCCCTGCTGCAGGGCGACTTCGGGCTGTCCATCTGGGTCTTCCCCAAGCCCGTCGCCGACGTTCTGCTCGACGCACTCCCGTACACGCTCGGGCTGATGATCCCGTCCGTCCTGCTCAGCTGGTTCGTCGGCAACTGGGCCGGGGCGCTGGCCGCCCGCCGCAAGGTGCTCGACAACACCGTGCTGCCCGCCGGGTATCTGCTGACCGCGATGCCGTACATGTGGATCGCCGTCATCCTCGCCTGGGCGCTCGGCTCCAAGGCGGGCTGGTTCCCGATCTCCGGCGGTTACAGCCTCGACATCCAGCCGAACTGGTCCACTGACTTCGCCTTGGACCTGCTCCAGCACTGGGTGCTGCCGTTCCTCTCGCTGTTCCTGGTCGCGCTCGGCGGCTGGGCGATCGGCATGCGCAACATGATCATTTACGAGCTGGAGTCCGACTACTCCTCGTATCTCTCGGCCCTCGGCGCACCGCAGCGGCTCATCCGCCGCTACGCCTTCCGCAACGCCGTCCTGCCCCAGATCACCGGACTCGCCCTCCAGCTGGGCGTCCTGGTGGCCGGAGCCCTCGTCACCGAGATCGTCTTCGCCTATCCGGGGCTCGGCTCACTGATCCTGGCCGCGATCCAGAACCAGGACTTCTTCCTGCTCCAGGGCGCGTTCCTGTTCATCGTCATCGGCGTACTGATCGCCAACTTCCTCATCGACATCGTGTACGTCGTCGTCGACCCCCGGACCCGTACCGGCATGGCAGGAGGCCAGTCATGA
- a CDS encoding ABC transporter permease — protein sequence MSTVPEPATDTGPAAGPAAAAATPGRETLHYAVRNPKLIIGFTVVVLLLLVGVFGPPLLDNADPNEYVGPQASPPDGTYWMGTTTFGQDVYAQFVHGLRATFLVGVVGGAIAAVIAMLVGFLAGYRGGAVDEILNMLTNVVLVLPALAVLLIINAYLGVRSVAVQGLFIGLTSWPWAARAIRAQTFSLRTREFVDLARLSGSGTWRIVFREIAPNMSSYLFMMFILLFGGSVLIASSLDFIGLGPTEGVSLGMMLQSAQQWSALQLGMWWWFVPPGAGITAIVGALYVANVGLDEVFNPKLREA from the coding sequence ATGAGCACCGTGCCCGAACCGGCCACCGACACCGGCCCCGCAGCGGGGCCCGCGGCCGCCGCGGCCACACCCGGCCGCGAGACGCTCCACTACGCGGTGCGCAACCCCAAGCTCATCATCGGGTTCACCGTCGTCGTGCTGCTCCTGCTCGTCGGCGTCTTCGGCCCGCCGCTGCTCGACAACGCCGACCCCAACGAATACGTGGGCCCGCAGGCGTCGCCGCCCGACGGCACGTACTGGATGGGCACCACCACCTTCGGCCAGGACGTGTACGCCCAGTTCGTGCACGGGCTGCGTGCCACCTTCCTGGTCGGCGTCGTCGGCGGGGCCATCGCCGCCGTCATCGCCATGCTCGTCGGCTTCCTGGCCGGCTACCGGGGCGGAGCGGTCGACGAGATCCTCAACATGCTCACCAACGTGGTCCTGGTGCTGCCCGCCCTCGCCGTGCTGCTGATCATCAACGCCTACCTCGGGGTCCGGTCGGTTGCCGTGCAGGGCCTGTTCATCGGGCTCACCTCCTGGCCCTGGGCGGCGCGCGCGATCCGCGCGCAGACGTTCTCGCTGCGCACCCGGGAGTTCGTGGACCTGGCCCGGCTCAGCGGCAGCGGCACCTGGCGGATCGTCTTCCGCGAGATCGCGCCCAACATGAGCTCGTACCTGTTCATGATGTTCATCCTGCTCTTCGGCGGATCCGTGCTGATCGCCTCCTCGCTCGACTTCATCGGGCTCGGCCCCACCGAGGGCGTCTCGCTCGGGATGATGCTGCAGAGCGCCCAGCAGTGGAGCGCGCTCCAACTCGGCATGTGGTGGTGGTTCGTCCCGCCGGGCGCCGGGATCACCGCGATCGTCGGCGCGCTCTACGTCGCCAACGTCGGCCTCGACGAGGTCTTCAACCCGAAGCTCCGGGAGGCCTGA
- a CDS encoding ABC transporter ATP-binding protein, with protein sequence MTLTVTDLRVHYRTLRGEVRALDGVSFDLADGEILGLAGESGCGKTTLGKSLIRLDGRMRHAGGTITLDGDDVPISDDRAMNAFRFHRISLVPQYSMSALNPTRRIGRMIRELLASRGVSVDTTELHRRLDLVGLDHDVLNRYPIELSGGMKQRTVMVISTLLDPSVLIADEVTSALDVSTQRAVVGALTGLRDKGLVTSMIFVTHDLGLTSHIADSIMVMYAGKLAEKAPTKVLTTAPRHPYTKLLLGSLPEVGARYADKPLKGIAGAPPSLLNPPAGCRFRDRCPISDDRCAEEPPVVEIAPRHSVACWKA encoded by the coding sequence ATGACCCTGACCGTGACCGACCTGCGGGTCCACTACCGCACCCTGCGCGGCGAGGTCCGGGCCCTGGACGGCGTCAGCTTCGATCTGGCCGACGGGGAGATCCTGGGCCTGGCGGGCGAGTCCGGCTGCGGCAAGACGACGCTCGGCAAGTCGCTGATCCGCCTCGACGGCCGGATGCGGCACGCGGGCGGCACCATCACCCTCGACGGCGACGACGTCCCGATCTCCGACGACCGGGCGATGAACGCCTTCCGCTTCCACCGGATCTCGCTCGTCCCGCAGTACTCCATGAGCGCCCTCAACCCGACCCGCCGCATCGGACGCATGATCCGCGAACTGCTCGCCTCGCGCGGCGTCAGCGTGGACACCACCGAACTGCACCGCCGGCTCGACCTGGTGGGCCTGGACCACGACGTCCTGAACCGCTATCCGATCGAGCTCTCCGGCGGCATGAAACAGCGCACCGTGATGGTGATCTCCACGCTCCTCGACCCGTCCGTCCTCATCGCGGACGAGGTCACCTCCGCCCTCGACGTCTCCACCCAGCGGGCCGTCGTCGGCGCACTCACCGGGCTGCGCGACAAGGGCCTGGTCACCAGCATGATCTTCGTGACGCACGACCTGGGCCTCACCTCGCACATCGCCGACTCGATCATGGTGATGTACGCGGGCAAGCTCGCCGAGAAGGCGCCCACGAAGGTCCTGACGACCGCGCCCCGCCACCCGTACACCAAGCTGCTGCTCGGCTCGCTCCCCGAGGTCGGTGCCCGGTACGCCGACAAGCCCCTCAAGGGCATCGCGGGCGCCCCGCCCTCCCTCCTGAACCCGCCGGCCGGCTGCCGCTTCCGCGACCGCTGCCCCATCTCCGACGACCGGTGCGCCGAGGAGCCCCCGGTCGTGGAGATCGCCCCCCGTCACTCCGTCGCATGCTGGAAGGCCTGA
- a CDS encoding ATP-binding cassette domain-containing protein, with amino-acid sequence MLEGLMLTLDHVTKTYRAGAFGGGSVTAVDRVSFTAAPGEVVSLIGESGSGKSTIGRMILGLTGVSSGSLTLDGQQVRPGKDFYRRVQGVFQDPFSCYNPVFRADRVFALVRRAYHPGVPDKEWADRVEKAVRDVRLDPGQVLGRYPHQLSGGQLQRLLIARALLLDLSFLVADEITSMLDASTRIDVLNLLAVLKERGLGVLYITHDLALGTYLAEKTVVLRRGRVVERGDTQKVFGNPLHPYTRTLLAAVPRLNTPWDPPQPLESCAFHEAGSPDTDLYETEPDHFVACAQLPDCGRTSA; translated from the coding sequence ATGCTGGAAGGCCTGATGCTGACCCTCGACCACGTCACCAAGACCTACCGCGCCGGAGCGTTCGGCGGCGGTTCCGTCACGGCCGTCGACCGGGTGTCCTTCACCGCCGCACCCGGCGAGGTCGTCTCCCTCATCGGTGAGAGCGGCAGCGGGAAGTCCACCATCGGCCGGATGATCCTCGGCCTGACCGGCGTCAGCTCCGGCAGCCTCACCCTGGACGGACAGCAGGTCCGGCCCGGGAAGGACTTCTACCGCCGCGTCCAGGGCGTCTTCCAGGACCCCTTCTCCTGCTACAACCCGGTCTTCCGGGCCGACCGCGTCTTCGCCCTCGTCCGCCGCGCCTACCACCCGGGCGTCCCCGACAAGGAGTGGGCCGACCGCGTCGAGAAGGCCGTACGGGACGTCCGCCTGGACCCCGGACAGGTGCTCGGCCGCTATCCGCACCAGCTCAGCGGCGGCCAGCTGCAACGCCTCCTCATCGCCCGCGCCCTCCTGCTCGACCTGAGCTTCCTGGTCGCCGACGAGATCACCAGCATGCTCGACGCCTCCACCCGCATCGACGTCCTCAACCTCCTGGCCGTCCTCAAGGAACGCGGCCTCGGCGTTCTCTACATCACCCACGACCTGGCGCTCGGCACCTACCTCGCCGAGAAGACCGTGGTGCTGCGCCGTGGCCGCGTCGTCGAACGCGGCGACACCCAGAAGGTGTTCGGCAACCCGCTCCACCCCTACACCCGCACCCTGCTGGCCGCCGTGCCCCGGCTCAACACCCCGTGGGACCCGCCGCAGCCGCTGGAGAGCTGCGCCTTCCACGAGGCCGGTTCGCCGGACACCGATCTGTACGAGACCGAGCCGGACCACTTCGTCGCCTGCGCCCAGCTCCCCGACTGCGGAAGGACCTCCGCATGA
- a CDS encoding glycoside hydrolase family 2 protein has product MTLRHLPLHDGWTLTADGPVPLGLPTGGVPATVPGCVHTDLLAAGLIDDPYLDDNENRLGWIGRTDWTYRTTFDWTPDGHDHADLCFDGLDTVATVLLNGIEVGRSANQHRSHRFPVHAVLTEGANTLDVRFTAPYTYAEELRERLGDRPGAYAEPYAFIRKMACNFGWDWGPTLVTSGIWRPVALETWSGPRIASVKLLPDLDEAGVPRLTAELEIEHDGLEPLSGEVGVIGAGAVFVAREDEHRISVTLSVPQAEVWWPHSHGEQPLYDVKVRVGDDVRRLRTGFRGVTLEHEAFRISVNGEPVFVRGVNWIPEDCFPHRVTRQRISDRLDQAVAAGVNLIRVWGGGLYESDDFYELADEKGLLVWQDFPFACAAYPEEQPLWDEVAAEARENVTRLAPHPSLVLWCGNNENLEGHADWDWQKELGDRTWGHGYYHELLPAIVAGTDPTRPYWPGSPYSGTEDIHPQDPAHGTIHIWDVWNRADYRAYADRVPRFVAEFGFQGPPAYATLRRAVSGPLAPDAPLLAHHQKAEDGNAKLLRGLGDHLPQPGADFDDWHWLTQLNQARAVAFGIRHFRSHTPYCMGTIVWQLNDCWPVVSWSAVDGDGRRKPLWYALRAVYADRLIAVRDGAVHLVNDASTPWAGTLRLTRHGLDGAVLAEEEVVVSTAARSVSRVPLPPSVAEPADRTRELLVARIGDTRAVEFYEEDTRLALPPARYDVTVTESGGEAPGYRVEVTARTLLRDLALFPDRLDPAAEVDEMLVTLLPGESTVFMITGAVLADPEALGAHPVLRCVNDAVTR; this is encoded by the coding sequence ATGACCCTCCGCCACCTGCCCCTGCACGACGGCTGGACGCTCACCGCGGACGGCCCCGTGCCCCTGGGGCTTCCCACAGGGGGCGTCCCCGCCACCGTGCCGGGCTGCGTCCACACGGACCTGCTCGCGGCGGGGCTGATCGACGACCCGTACCTGGACGACAACGAGAACCGGCTCGGCTGGATCGGCCGCACCGACTGGACGTACCGCACCACGTTCGACTGGACGCCGGACGGGCACGACCACGCCGACCTGTGCTTCGACGGCCTCGACACCGTGGCCACCGTCCTGCTCAACGGCATCGAGGTGGGCCGCAGCGCCAACCAGCACCGCAGCCACCGCTTCCCCGTCCACGCGGTGCTGACCGAGGGCGCCAACACCCTCGACGTACGGTTCACCGCCCCGTACACCTACGCCGAGGAGCTGCGCGAGCGGCTCGGCGACCGGCCCGGCGCGTACGCGGAGCCGTACGCCTTCATCCGCAAGATGGCCTGCAACTTCGGCTGGGACTGGGGGCCGACGCTGGTGACCTCCGGCATCTGGCGTCCCGTGGCCCTGGAGACGTGGAGCGGCCCGCGCATCGCGTCCGTGAAGCTGCTGCCGGACCTCGACGAGGCCGGGGTGCCTCGCCTGACCGCGGAGCTGGAGATCGAACACGACGGCCTGGAGCCGCTGTCGGGCGAGGTCGGGGTGATCGGGGCGGGCGCCGTCTTCGTCGCCAGGGAGGACGAGCACCGCATCTCGGTCACCCTCTCGGTGCCCCAGGCCGAGGTCTGGTGGCCGCACAGCCACGGCGAACAGCCGCTGTACGACGTCAAGGTCCGGGTGGGCGACGACGTCCGCCGGCTCAGGACCGGCTTCCGCGGCGTCACCCTGGAGCACGAGGCGTTCCGGATCTCGGTCAACGGCGAGCCGGTCTTCGTGCGCGGCGTCAACTGGATCCCCGAGGACTGCTTCCCGCACCGCGTCACCCGGCAACGGATCTCCGACCGCCTCGACCAGGCGGTCGCCGCCGGGGTCAACCTGATCCGCGTCTGGGGCGGCGGCCTCTACGAGAGCGACGACTTCTACGAGCTCGCCGACGAGAAGGGCCTGCTGGTCTGGCAGGACTTCCCCTTCGCCTGCGCCGCCTACCCGGAGGAGCAGCCGCTGTGGGACGAGGTGGCGGCCGAGGCCCGGGAGAACGTCACCCGCCTCGCCCCGCACCCCTCCCTCGTCCTGTGGTGCGGCAACAACGAGAACCTGGAGGGTCACGCCGACTGGGACTGGCAGAAGGAACTGGGCGACCGCACCTGGGGCCACGGCTACTACCACGAGCTGCTCCCGGCGATCGTCGCCGGGACCGACCCGACCCGCCCCTACTGGCCCGGCTCGCCCTACTCCGGCACCGAGGACATCCACCCGCAGGACCCGGCGCACGGCACGATCCACATCTGGGACGTGTGGAACCGGGCCGACTACCGGGCCTACGCGGACCGGGTGCCGCGCTTCGTCGCCGAGTTCGGCTTCCAGGGCCCGCCCGCGTACGCCACCCTGCGCCGCGCCGTCAGCGGCCCGCTGGCCCCCGACGCCCCGCTCCTGGCCCACCACCAGAAGGCCGAGGACGGCAATGCCAAGCTGCTCCGGGGCCTGGGCGACCATCTTCCGCAGCCGGGCGCGGACTTCGACGACTGGCACTGGCTCACCCAGCTCAACCAGGCGCGCGCCGTGGCGTTCGGCATCCGCCACTTCCGCTCCCACACCCCGTACTGCATGGGCACGATCGTGTGGCAGCTCAACGACTGCTGGCCGGTCGTCTCCTGGTCGGCCGTCGACGGCGACGGCCGCCGCAAGCCCCTCTGGTACGCCCTGCGGGCCGTGTACGCGGACCGGCTGATCGCCGTGCGCGACGGTGCCGTCCACCTCGTCAACGACGCCTCCACGCCCTGGGCCGGCACGCTGCGCCTGACCCGGCACGGCCTGGACGGGGCCGTGCTGGCCGAGGAAGAGGTGGTGGTGAGCACGGCCGCGCGCTCGGTCTCCCGGGTCCCGCTGCCGCCGTCGGTGGCCGAACCGGCCGACCGGACCCGTGAGCTCCTGGTCGCGCGCATCGGCGACACCCGGGCGGTGGAGTTCTACGAGGAGGACACCCGCCTCGCGCTGCCGCCGGCCCGGTACGACGTCACGGTGACGGAGAGCGGGGGCGAGGCGCCCGGCTACCGCGTCGAGGTGACGGCGCGCACCCTTCTGCGGGACCTCGCGCTCTTCCCGGACCGGCTGGACCCGGCGGCCGAGGTGGACGAGATGCTCGTCACGCTGCTGCCCGGTGAGAGCACGGTGTTCATGATCACAGGAGCGGTCCTGGCGGACCCGGAGGCCCTGGGCGCGCACCCGGTGCTGCGCTGCGTCAACGACGCCGTCACCCGGTAG
- a CDS encoding helix-turn-helix domain-containing protein, producing the protein MLQALGLSPSEEAVYTALLVRPSASARDVALQAGLGEAESDRLLLDLAARGLVAVVRESVTAVPEDGPRPARYRLTPPSVALAPLLAEQRNALHLAETAFSKLTEQYRTTAARTAGGVVEVVVGVEQVAHRFLQLQRGAQRELLVFLVGEPIAVPREDTDTSESSALERGVDFRVVADKGYLAGHEVVQDVRQAVAAGLVLRLADSLPLKMVISDRERAMVPLDMTESGGEPSAIVVHPSGLLTALVHLFEREWAQGRPMFTPGAGVGEEPAGDQQPTEEELEVLALLLAGISDRRAASELGLSIRTVERRVRRLMDLSGVESRLQLGWHAARVGWL; encoded by the coding sequence ATGCTGCAGGCGCTGGGGCTGAGCCCGTCCGAGGAGGCCGTCTACACGGCGCTGTTGGTCCGCCCGTCCGCCTCCGCCCGGGATGTCGCCCTGCAGGCCGGTCTCGGGGAGGCCGAGAGCGACAGGCTCCTGCTCGACCTTGCCGCGCGTGGTCTGGTCGCCGTCGTCCGTGAGTCCGTGACCGCTGTTCCGGAGGACGGGCCGCGGCCCGCCCGCTACCGGCTCACGCCACCGTCGGTCGCTCTGGCGCCACTCCTCGCCGAGCAGCGCAACGCCCTGCACCTGGCCGAGACCGCGTTCTCCAAGCTGACCGAGCAGTACCGCACCACCGCCGCGCGCACCGCCGGAGGCGTCGTGGAGGTGGTCGTGGGCGTGGAGCAGGTCGCTCACCGCTTCCTCCAGCTCCAGCGCGGGGCGCAGCGTGAGTTGCTCGTCTTCCTGGTCGGCGAGCCCATCGCAGTACCGCGCGAGGACACCGACACCTCGGAGAGTTCCGCGCTCGAACGCGGAGTCGATTTCCGGGTCGTGGCCGACAAGGGCTACCTCGCCGGTCATGAGGTGGTGCAGGACGTGCGGCAGGCCGTAGCGGCGGGCCTCGTGCTCCGGCTGGCCGACTCGCTCCCGCTGAAGATGGTCATCTCGGACCGCGAGCGCGCCATGGTGCCGCTGGACATGACGGAGTCCGGGGGCGAGCCGAGCGCGATCGTGGTTCATCCCAGTGGCCTGCTGACGGCCCTGGTCCACCTCTTCGAGAGGGAATGGGCCCAGGGAAGGCCGATGTTCACCCCCGGCGCGGGGGTGGGCGAGGAGCCGGCGGGCGATCAGCAGCCGACCGAGGAGGAACTGGAGGTCCTCGCCCTCCTGCTGGCCGGGATCTCCGACCGGCGGGCAGCCTCCGAACTGGGACTGTCCATCCGCACGGTGGAACGGCGGGTGCGGCGTCTCATGGATCTCTCCGGCGTGGAGTCGCGGCTCCAGCTCGGCTGGCACGCTGCGCGCGTCGGCTGGCTCTGA